The DNA region GCCGCTTTTACGAAGGAAGAGCGATTTACCACAGGACTCGTATACAATGCGGGCATTGTCCGACCATAAACGCGCCGATGAATACCTTGTCACGCCGCCAGATCCGAATAATTGCTAGTCTCTACCACAAGCCCTTCCCATGTATCCTCTTTTTTGCTGTAGTAACATCGGAAGTTAGCTTTTTTTCTAGAGGAAAACGGCAATAAGAACGCAAATAATTTGGCAACAAGAATCCCACTGTGCGAAATCAATAACCGTATTATCATTTCAGCATGTATTACATTGTATTTGTTTactttaatagagaaaaagaaaacccTACTCTTTCCCGCCACGCATTGTGCGATTCAAAGAGACAGTGTATAGGCATTCATAGAAGCTTACAGAAGAGACTTTCATTCTTCGTAGAAATGCatcgtatttatttcttcattatgaaaaaaaaattacagctgTGAGTGGAACTGTAATCACATTGTTATATAAGATATGCATACGGTAAGCGAAAAGGGctctaaatatattactcGTAGAATCTCCATCACATTGGAGGTACTTTGGGATGCTTGGGAAGTACTTTGGTACTTTCTTGCTACATctcaacaataaaataatacacggATAAGGTATGTAAAACGAGATGATTACGGATATTGCGGTTGTAATGGATTTGGTATATTctacaaaagattttatatactgATGAGAGAGATTATGTGTGTGCGGGAATGTGATCGCGAAGATATAAACGTATGCTCGATGTTATAACCCATACTATGCGCGCTATGCGAGCTTGTTGTGTTAACAATCTTGCGAATAACGTTTCCATTTATGTgcaaatgatatatacatatataaatatacgtacTTGCTTTAACACTACAGGCTCGTTGTAGTTAAAGGAGAAACGAATAAATGAGATGACGAAGGGAAAAGAATATATGCTGGTGCGCGTTATCTTAGGATGTATATGATAgtgctattttaaaaataatagattgctACGAGAATATCTGAATATTTCTGAGTGTACTACTTTTATATCTGTTGTGCCTAGATGCCTGTGGAATGcattcacgaaaaaaaaaagtatgcctCCGCGCGCGGGGCCTATATATTGCAAACAGCAAAAATAAGCAGCGAGTTTACATGTCGCTTTGccaaatataatcgatattacaGGATTTCAGTAATGCTTGCATAACATGTTGCGTTGTTAACTCATTGACCTtgggattaattaaaaagattatactaTTGCGGCTACAAAAGATgggaaggaagaaaaataaaagaagagaagaagagaaatattaagataCATTTAGTCCTTGCGCTGCTGGCAAGTTGTTACGTTAATAATTGTCGAGGATACCTTGTTGAATATAGATACGATAAgcacttatattaaatattagaaattaaagctatgaagagagatagatttaaagattatttacttattaattattcctaCTCACAAGAAAAATGGCCATTTCAgctaattgattattaattagtgACATAaacatcattatataattattaattatcatattatttttagtaatgaaatgaatataatgatataaaagtaaGGTAATAGTAATGTAGCTGGCATGCCTTGTGAATCTGTGTAATCTATATCTGGAAATCTGCGCTTTCCAAATtagattgataataaaaaaaaaatcgcgcatTTCCTAGAAAAGATCGTCACGtcaaagaggaagaaaagaaaaaaaaatcctatcGCCGCATGCAGCAACTCGAAAAGACATCGAATCAGATAGTCTCCGCGAATGTGAATGTATGCGCCTGCAAAAGCTTAAATTGAGCCATAGAGAGCtgaaaaaaatcgtaataatgatgatgataataataataataatgccgTTGTTAAAATGATATAGAGCTGCCGGGtcattttacatatgtaataaagaCACGTTAACTTTACATCGTACCGTGAAAGTTCTTTCATACGTAGTACGTGTAAAAagcatgataaaaatattatccgcgatattatatatttttcttttttttttatacaaagattaaaatatagattgaaattggaataattttattccgattttaatgcaaaaaaatgatctttatgtttatttgtGACAGTTGAAACGCAGTGGGTAagagatttttcatttatagtatttaaataattcaattttcaatcaataatattgatttcaatTCTTGATTccgattttcatatataaacatgAGAATATGATTCTTGCATATTTTTCCTTATGCATttacaatgttaaaaattaaattaattgaaattatatattttatatattatatattcgtatcggaattatatatatgtatatatacccATTATGTATCAAATATTGCGGTTTCAATCTTTGAGTTTGAATCAAAGTCTATCAGAGTCTAAAATATCTCGCTTGTGTACGCCGTATGGGAGTAAAAAATGctgtatatttatgattttcgaGATCAAGCGTATTCAAAAATCCGGCAAAAGGAGATGCAAGTTCATCATGTTCAACTTGCGTTTCGtgcatttgaaatatataattattatatattataatataattacggtataaatgcaatatttttttattgtattctttttttagttCAAAAACTTGCTCGTTTCGTCAATAATGGCGTCGACTCTTGGCgcctttttatatttccaacaatccacattttttttttattttttaaattcatagtatatatcaaatttttctatatatgtatataatgcttagaaattaatttattcttgaatGATCACCTTATCATCATCGATCATTTAGCATTTAGCGATTATTTAGCATAATTATTGACTAAAGAATCACTATAAATTATAGACTAAAGaaccattttttaaaaactttaaaaaaaaattgtcttgttctgcttttttgcatttatgtagatatctttttatctttatgtttttattgtagCAAGTTCACAATATCTGTGCCGCAAAACTGGATCAAAAGAAAtgaagtaagaaaaaaagaaagattttaatatcgcaTAAATGTTGTAAACAAAAtctttatagataattttgttataaaggCATCTCTCTAAGTCGTTGCAGggttttctatatatatgtgatatttaaattaatttatgttaatttaaattatcctaccttagatatatatatatatatatatatatatatatatatatatatatatattattaatcattatagaAAGTATATCATCGTGCGCAAGGAAATCTGCTGtttttaaaaacagattttgttttctatctaataattattcgttCGTCCATCGAATATTATTCGAACGATCGATGATATTTCACatacacgtatacatatatatatatatatatatatatatatatatatatatatatatattctcttgcaatttgttaaaaatagttttatagcaaataaaaagaattacaagGGAAATCATAGCGGGTATGTTCTTacgacaaaaaatattctatatataataatatataacttgaaACTTgattaatgtatacatatgatgTTGCAAATAATCTTGTAAGACTTTGATGTCGAGCCgcattaagtatatatatactaaaacgaataattaaaaagtatatttctttaattgttcaatgatataatgtaatttttatcatatacttAAATGATCGAtaagattttagaaaaatggcTTAAATTGCAacggtaaaatattttttattgtatagtttttttcttgcatcttgattaacaaaaaaatcgtttgcaatttttaacaataaaaacgcTCACAAAATGGCATTGACTTAAAGTATTTTGttattagatattagattAGACATATCAgacttaaaagatattaaactattttttttttttttcatttagtttttatctgcaaattttaatgttaaaaacaaaaaatacaacACTAATGTTAATCttgttacaaatttattttgaaaaaaatattttccaggaTAGATCAGGATAGATCCAGGATTTATTCATATGAcatacatttgtaaaaatctGACAGTATATCGGTAAAACACAACACGCATGATATGTCCTATGAGGATGTGCCAcgtcatattattaatcattaatttatgttgACAGTTTTTGCAAACTTATTTGCGGATTAGTACCGATTAGTGTGGAATAAAGGAAAATGGGCAGCAAAGCGTTACCGTACTTCCTGTCAGGAACTGTCATTAAGGGCTTCGGGAGAGGTTCCAAAGCGCTCGGTATCCCGACAGGTATCCTTTCTTCAGAACGAGAGTTaccgttaaaatatattaaaatatgttaaaatatgtatcgcAATCAAAACGATTTAACCctcaaggaaaaaaaaaataatgcttcgCGAGAATTAATCGTGTTATACCGACGTTAAATAACAAGACTAATATGACAAGTATAATAACATGTAGTAATTCATCTCTCTCTACTGTCAAAAAATCGGAGTCGAACAATTTTCACGGGCACATTTTCAATTTCGCTTCTTTATTTGCGTTGCAACTAATGTTCGCGTTATATGCACAGTATTGTTCGAAATAGATCTTGCTACAGGTTAGGATTTTTCATAACAACTTGTGTCTATTTGTATTTACGCAATTTTTGAATCAATAAATCTATCTCCCTTAATTGCACTTTCTGCACTTTGTGTCTTTTTCAagactttgaaaaatatacatttttttcaaaaaaccaTTTTTTCGTGCATATTTAGGATTTTTAATTGAGCATTAGCATAGTCATTAaactcttatttatattttttaattaaatattaaaaaaaaaaatagaagatatttaaatatgtgtacATCGCTCCATGTGTCTTATCAATGGCGCCATGTTTAATCGAGATATTGCTATTGCTgttcacaattaaaatttacatttgaaatgtataaatattaataaaaattttgtttttttttcagctaATCTCTCAGAATCTGTGGTCAACAGTTTGCTGAAAGATTTAGATACTGGCATTTATTATGGCTGGGCTTCCTTACATGGACAAGTTTATAAAATGGTCACCAGCATAGGCTGGAATCCATATTAtaagaatgaaaagaaatcaatggtgcaagaaataatatttaaaaaaattctcattgattgaatttccaaatttatatgtttcatatcttattgttatcacaattacaaaatagtgtattttatttgcaggAAGTTCATCTGCTACATAAATTCCCCAATGATTTTTATGGTGCAGAGATCAAAGTGATAATTGCTGGATATATACGACCAGAAAAGGATTTCTCTTCTCtaggtaaaatataatatataaaatatgtaaataaattaccaTTCTTGCATTATTATGATGATTACTGTGTctgtatgattttatattacttattttttcagaGGAACTTATCAGAGAGATAAAGAATGATATTGCGATAGCAGAACAAAAATTAGAAGAGCCTGttgtaaatgaattaaaaaatgaaaattttttaataactagaGACAAATGACTCAtgactataaaaaaatgtcattctccatctgataaataaatgtaattatttttttaatttccatatttatCACAGAATACCTATACATAAACttgttcttttatttacaaccatttaaaaattgatctaAGTTTATGCGAATgtagaaagaatataaagacaatactacttaaattaaattaatattaatttcaatcaatGGTTTTCGAATCTGTCGAAGAAGGTGGTAAAGACGGCCAAAGTGCATTCGTTTGTGGTCGCACAGAAATCGGACAAGACATATCCATATATGAAAATGATGCATTGGGAGGTTGAGGATAGGTCATCGGAAAGGATGGGAACATAGGATTGAATCTCGGAGGAGCACCAAACGGAATTCTAGAATATTGCATGTTATTGCGTTGAGAATTCGATCGATTAGcatcttcaaaatattgtttccCGTCACCAGAGCTATTCGAATTGTAATTGCCATATTGCGGCAAACCTGATTCATTGAACGGTGGCCTGTACTCCGCGTTTGATCTGTTGAACATAGGATGCATATTTCTTGGAACAGGCGACCAATGCATGTTATTTTGCATCC from Cataglyphis hispanica isolate Lineage 1 chromosome 22, ULB_Chis1_1.0, whole genome shotgun sequence includes:
- the LOC126857693 gene encoding riboflavin kinase codes for the protein MGSKALPYFLSGTVIKGFGRGSKALGIPTANLSESVVNSLLKDLDTGIYYGWASLHGQVYKMVTSIGWNPYYKNEKKSMEVHLLHKFPNDFYGAEIKVIIAGYIRPEKDFSSLEELIREIKNDIAIAEQKLEEPVVNELKNENFLITRDK